The following proteins are co-located in the Theropithecus gelada isolate Dixy chromosome 19, Tgel_1.0, whole genome shotgun sequence genome:
- the TJP3 gene encoding tight junction protein ZO-3 isoform X3 yields the protein MEELTIWEQHTATLSKDPRRGFGIAISGGRDRPGGSVVVSDVVPGGPAEGRLQTGDHIVMVNGVSMENATSTFVIQTLKTCAKMANITVKRPRRIQLPTTTKASPSGPGRQDSDEDDGPHRVEEVDQGQGYDGDSSSGSGRSWDERSRRQRPGRRGRASSHGRRSPGGDSEANGLALVSGFKRLPRQDVQMKPVKSVLVKRRDSEEFGVKLGSQIFIKHITDSGLAARHGGLHEGDLILQINGVSSQNLSLSDTRRLIEKSEGKLSLLVLRDRGQFLVNMPPAVSDSDSSPLEDISDLTSELSQAPPSHIPPPPRHAQRSSEASQTDSPVESPRLRRESSVTSRTISEPGEQQAELPRESSYDIYRVPSSQSMEDRGYSPDTRVVRFLKGKSIGLRLAGGNDVGIFVSGVQAGSPADGQGIQEGDQILQVNDVPFQNLTREEAVQFLLGLPPGEEMELVTQRKQDIFWKMVQSRVGDSFYIRTHFELEPSPPSGLGFTRGDVFHVLDTLYPGPEQSHARGGHWLAVRMGRDLREQERGVIPNQSRAEQLASLEAAQRAVGIGPGSSAGSNARAEFWRLRGLRRGAKKTSQRSREDLSALTRQGHYPPYERVVLREASFKRPVVILGPVADIAMQKLTAEMPDQFEIAETVSRTDSPSKIIKLETVRLIAEKDKHALLDVTPSAIERLNYVQYYPIVVFFMPESRPALKALRQWLAPASRRSTRRLYAQAQKLRKHSSHLFTATIPLNGTSDTWYQELKAIIREQQTRPIWTAEDQLEGSLEDNLDLPHRGLADSSADLSCDSRVNSDYETDGEGGAYTDGEGYTDGEGGPYTDMDDEPPAPALARSSEPVQADEPQSPRDRGRILAHQGAQVDSSHPQGQWRQDSVRTYEREALKKKFTRVRDAESSDEEGYDWGPATDL from the exons ATGGAGGAGCTGACCATCTGGGAACAGCACACGGCCACACTGTCCAAG GACCCTCGCCGGGGCTTTGGCATTGCGATCTCTGGAGGCCGAGACCGGCCCGGTGGATCCGTGGTTGTGTCTGACGTGGTACCCGGAGGGCCGGCGGAGGGCAGGCTACA GACAGGTGACCACATCGTTATGGTGAACGGGGTCTCCATGGAAAATGCCACCTCCACGTTTGTCATTCAGACACTCAAGACCTGCGCCAAGATGGCCAACATT ACAGTGAAACGTCCCCGGAGGATccagctgcccaccaccaccaAGGCCAGCCCCTCCGGCCCAGGGCGCCAGGACTCGGACGAGGACGATGGGCCACACCGGGTGGAGGAGGTGGACCAGGGCCAGGGCTATGATGGTGACTCATCCAGTGGCTCCGGCCGCTCCTGGGACGAGCGCTCCCGCCGGCAGAGGCCTGGTCGCCGGGGCCGGGCCAGCAGCCATGGGCGTAGGAGCCCGGGTGGTGACTCTGAGGCCAACGGGTTGGCCCTGGTGTCTGGCTTTAAGCGGCTGCCGCGGCAAGACGTGCAGATGAAGCCCGTGAAGTCGGTTCTGGTAAAGAGGAGAGACAGCGAAG AGTTCGGTGTCAAGCTGGGCAGTCAGATCTTCATCAAGCACATTACAGATTCGGGCCTGGCTGCCCGGCACGGTGGGCTGCATGAAGGAGATCTCATTCTACAG ATCAACGGGGTGTCCAGCCAGAACCTGTCACTGAGTGACACCCGGCGACTGATCGAGAAGTCGGAAGGGAAGCTAAGCCTGCTGGTGCTGAGAGATCGCGGGCAGTTCCTGGTGAACATGCCACCTGCCGTCAGTGACAGCGACAGCTCGCCGTTGGAGG ACATCTCGGACCTCACCTCGGAGCTATCGCAGGCACCACCATCCCACATCCCGCCACCACCCCGGCATGCTCAGCGGAGCTCCGAGGCCAGCCAGACCGACTCTCCCGT GGAGAGCCCCCGGCTTCGGCGGGAAAGTTCAGTCACTTCCAGAACCATCTCAGAACCAGGTGAGCAACAGGCAG AGTTGCCCAGGGAAAGCAGCTATGACATCTACAGAGTGCCCAGCAGCCAGAGCATGGAGGATCGCGG GTATAGCCCCGACACGCGGGTGGTCCGCTTCCTCAAGGGCAAGAGCATCGGGCTGCGGCTGGCCGGGGGCAATGACGTGGGCATCTTCGTGTCCGGGGTGCAGGCGGGCAGCCCGGCTGATGGACAGGGCATCCAGGAGGGAGATCAGATCTTGCAG GTGAATGACGTGCCATTCCAGAACCTGACACGGGAGGAGGCGGTGCAGTTCCTGCTGGGGCTGCCACCGGGCGAGGAGATGGAGCTGGTGACGCAGCGGAAGCAGGACA TTTTCTGGAAAATGGTGCAGTCCCGCGTGGGCGACTCCTTCTACATCCGCACTCACTTTGAGCTGGAGCCCAGCCCACCATCCGGCCTGGGCTTCACCCGTGGCGATGTCTTCCACGTGCTGGACACGCTGTACCCGGGCCCCGAGCAGAGCCACGCGCGAGGAGGCCACTGGCTGGCGGTGCGCATGGGTCGTGACCTGCGGGAGCAAGAGCGGGGCGTCATTCCCAACCAGAGCAG ggCGGAGCAGCTGGCCAGCCTGGAAGCTGCCCAGAGGGCCGTGGGAATCGGGCCTGGCTCCTCCGCGGGCTCCAATGCTCGGGCCGAGTTCTGGCGGCTGCGGGGTCTTCGTCGAGGAGCCAAGAAGACCAGTCAGCGGAGCCGCGAGGACCTCTCAGCTCTGACCCGACAGGGCCACTACCCGCCCTATGAACGAGTGGTGCTTCGAGAAG CCAGTTTCAAGCGGCCGGTGGTGATCCTGGGACCTGTGGCCGACATTGCTATGCAGAAGTTGACTGCTGAGATGCCTGACCAGTTTGAAATCGCGG AGACTGTGTCCAGGACGGACAGCCCCTCCAAGATCATCAAACTGGAGACTGTGCGGCTGATTGCAGAAAAA GACAAGCACGCGCTCCTGGATGTGACCCCCTCCGCCATCGAGCGCCTCAACTATGTGCAGTACTACCCCATCGTGGTCTTCTTCATGCCCGAGAGCCGGCCGGCCCTCAAGGCGCTGCGCCAGTGGCTGGCGCCTGCCTCCCGCCGCAGCACCCGCCGCCTCTACGCACAAGCCCAGAAGCTGCGGAAACACAGCAGCCACCTCTTCACAG CCACCATCCCTCTGAATGGCACGAGTGACACCTGGtaccaggagctcaaggccatcATTCGAGAGCAGCAGACGCGGCCCATCTGGACAGCGGAAGATCAG CTGGAAGGTTCCTTGGAGGACAACCTAGACCTCCCCCACCGCGGCCTGGCCGACAGCTCCGCTGACCTCAGCTGCGACAGCCGTGTTAACAGCGACTACGAGACAGACGGCGAGGGCGGCGCGTACACAGACGGCGAGGGCTACACGGACGGCGAGGGGGGACCCTACACAGATATGGATGATGAGCCCCCGGCTCCAGCCCTGGCCCGGTCCTCAGAGCCTGTGCAGGCAGATGAGCCTCAGAGCCCAAGGGATCGTGGGAGAATCTTGGCTCATCAGGGGGCCCAG GTGGACAGCAGCCATCCCCAGGGTCAGTGGCGACAGGACAGTGTGCG AACCTATGAACGGGAAGCCCTGAAGAAAAAGTTTACACGAGTCCGCGATGCGGAGTCCTCCGATGAAGAAGGCTACGACTGGGGTCCGGCCACTGACCTGTGA
- the TJP3 gene encoding tight junction protein ZO-3 isoform X2 codes for MAVRFQVADMEELTIWEQHTATLSKDPRRGFGIAISGGRDRPGGSVVVSDVVPGGPAEGRLQTGDHIVMVNGVSMENATSTFVIQTLKTCAKMANITVKRPRRIQLPTTTKASPSGPGRQDSDEDDGPHRVEEVDQGQGYDGDSSSGSGRSWDERSRRQRPGRRGRASSHGRRSPGGDSEANGLALVSGFKRLPRQDVQMKPVKSVLVKRRDSEEFGVKLGSQIFIKHITDSGLAARHGGLHEGDLILQINGVSSQNLSLSDTRRLIEKSEGKLSLLVLRDRGQFLVNMPPAVSDSDSSPLEDISDLTSELSQAPPSHIPPPPRHAQRSSEASQTDSPVESPRLRRESSVTSRTISEPGEQQAELPRESSYDIYRVPSSQSMEDRGYSPDTRVVRFLKGKSIGLRLAGGNDVGIFVSGVQAGSPADGQGIQEGDQILQVNDVPFQNLTREEAVQFLLGLPPGEEMELVTQRKQDIFWKMVQSRVGDSFYIRTHFELEPSPPSGLGFTRGDVFHVLDTLYPGPEQSHARGGHWLAVRMGRDLREQERGVIPNQSRAEQLASLEAAQRAVGIGPGSSAGSNARAEFWRLRGLRRGAKKTSQRSREDLSALTRQGHYPPYERVVLREASFKRPVVILGPVADIAMQKLTAEMPDQFEIAETVSRTDSPSKIIKLETVRLIAEKDKHALLDVTPSAIERLNYVQYYPIVVFFMPESRPALKALRQWLAPASRRSTRRLYAQAQKLRKHSSHLFTATIPLNGTSDTWYQELKAIIREQQTRPIWTAEDQLEGSLEDNLDLPHRGLADSSADLSCDSRVNSDYETDGEGGAYTDGEGYTDGEGGPYTDMDDEPPAPALARSSEPVQADEPQSPRDRGRILAHQGAQVDSSHPQGQWRQDSVRTYEREALKKKFTRVRDAESSDEEGYDWGPATDL; via the exons ATGGCGGTGAGATTCCAG GTGGCCGACATGGAGGAGCTGACCATCTGGGAACAGCACACGGCCACACTGTCCAAG GACCCTCGCCGGGGCTTTGGCATTGCGATCTCTGGAGGCCGAGACCGGCCCGGTGGATCCGTGGTTGTGTCTGACGTGGTACCCGGAGGGCCGGCGGAGGGCAGGCTACA GACAGGTGACCACATCGTTATGGTGAACGGGGTCTCCATGGAAAATGCCACCTCCACGTTTGTCATTCAGACACTCAAGACCTGCGCCAAGATGGCCAACATT ACAGTGAAACGTCCCCGGAGGATccagctgcccaccaccaccaAGGCCAGCCCCTCCGGCCCAGGGCGCCAGGACTCGGACGAGGACGATGGGCCACACCGGGTGGAGGAGGTGGACCAGGGCCAGGGCTATGATGGTGACTCATCCAGTGGCTCCGGCCGCTCCTGGGACGAGCGCTCCCGCCGGCAGAGGCCTGGTCGCCGGGGCCGGGCCAGCAGCCATGGGCGTAGGAGCCCGGGTGGTGACTCTGAGGCCAACGGGTTGGCCCTGGTGTCTGGCTTTAAGCGGCTGCCGCGGCAAGACGTGCAGATGAAGCCCGTGAAGTCGGTTCTGGTAAAGAGGAGAGACAGCGAAG AGTTCGGTGTCAAGCTGGGCAGTCAGATCTTCATCAAGCACATTACAGATTCGGGCCTGGCTGCCCGGCACGGTGGGCTGCATGAAGGAGATCTCATTCTACAG ATCAACGGGGTGTCCAGCCAGAACCTGTCACTGAGTGACACCCGGCGACTGATCGAGAAGTCGGAAGGGAAGCTAAGCCTGCTGGTGCTGAGAGATCGCGGGCAGTTCCTGGTGAACATGCCACCTGCCGTCAGTGACAGCGACAGCTCGCCGTTGGAGG ACATCTCGGACCTCACCTCGGAGCTATCGCAGGCACCACCATCCCACATCCCGCCACCACCCCGGCATGCTCAGCGGAGCTCCGAGGCCAGCCAGACCGACTCTCCCGT GGAGAGCCCCCGGCTTCGGCGGGAAAGTTCAGTCACTTCCAGAACCATCTCAGAACCAGGTGAGCAACAGGCAG AGTTGCCCAGGGAAAGCAGCTATGACATCTACAGAGTGCCCAGCAGCCAGAGCATGGAGGATCGCGG GTATAGCCCCGACACGCGGGTGGTCCGCTTCCTCAAGGGCAAGAGCATCGGGCTGCGGCTGGCCGGGGGCAATGACGTGGGCATCTTCGTGTCCGGGGTGCAGGCGGGCAGCCCGGCTGATGGACAGGGCATCCAGGAGGGAGATCAGATCTTGCAG GTGAATGACGTGCCATTCCAGAACCTGACACGGGAGGAGGCGGTGCAGTTCCTGCTGGGGCTGCCACCGGGCGAGGAGATGGAGCTGGTGACGCAGCGGAAGCAGGACA TTTTCTGGAAAATGGTGCAGTCCCGCGTGGGCGACTCCTTCTACATCCGCACTCACTTTGAGCTGGAGCCCAGCCCACCATCCGGCCTGGGCTTCACCCGTGGCGATGTCTTCCACGTGCTGGACACGCTGTACCCGGGCCCCGAGCAGAGCCACGCGCGAGGAGGCCACTGGCTGGCGGTGCGCATGGGTCGTGACCTGCGGGAGCAAGAGCGGGGCGTCATTCCCAACCAGAGCAG ggCGGAGCAGCTGGCCAGCCTGGAAGCTGCCCAGAGGGCCGTGGGAATCGGGCCTGGCTCCTCCGCGGGCTCCAATGCTCGGGCCGAGTTCTGGCGGCTGCGGGGTCTTCGTCGAGGAGCCAAGAAGACCAGTCAGCGGAGCCGCGAGGACCTCTCAGCTCTGACCCGACAGGGCCACTACCCGCCCTATGAACGAGTGGTGCTTCGAGAAG CCAGTTTCAAGCGGCCGGTGGTGATCCTGGGACCTGTGGCCGACATTGCTATGCAGAAGTTGACTGCTGAGATGCCTGACCAGTTTGAAATCGCGG AGACTGTGTCCAGGACGGACAGCCCCTCCAAGATCATCAAACTGGAGACTGTGCGGCTGATTGCAGAAAAA GACAAGCACGCGCTCCTGGATGTGACCCCCTCCGCCATCGAGCGCCTCAACTATGTGCAGTACTACCCCATCGTGGTCTTCTTCATGCCCGAGAGCCGGCCGGCCCTCAAGGCGCTGCGCCAGTGGCTGGCGCCTGCCTCCCGCCGCAGCACCCGCCGCCTCTACGCACAAGCCCAGAAGCTGCGGAAACACAGCAGCCACCTCTTCACAG CCACCATCCCTCTGAATGGCACGAGTGACACCTGGtaccaggagctcaaggccatcATTCGAGAGCAGCAGACGCGGCCCATCTGGACAGCGGAAGATCAG CTGGAAGGTTCCTTGGAGGACAACCTAGACCTCCCCCACCGCGGCCTGGCCGACAGCTCCGCTGACCTCAGCTGCGACAGCCGTGTTAACAGCGACTACGAGACAGACGGCGAGGGCGGCGCGTACACAGACGGCGAGGGCTACACGGACGGCGAGGGGGGACCCTACACAGATATGGATGATGAGCCCCCGGCTCCAGCCCTGGCCCGGTCCTCAGAGCCTGTGCAGGCAGATGAGCCTCAGAGCCCAAGGGATCGTGGGAGAATCTTGGCTCATCAGGGGGCCCAG GTGGACAGCAGCCATCCCCAGGGTCAGTGGCGACAGGACAGTGTGCG AACCTATGAACGGGAAGCCCTGAAGAAAAAGTTTACACGAGTCCGCGATGCGGAGTCCTCCGATGAAGAAGGCTACGACTGGGGTCCGGCCACTGACCTGTGA
- the TJP3 gene encoding tight junction protein ZO-3 isoform X1 codes for MSLCDLTPVFPVPLDQVADMEELTIWEQHTATLSKDPRRGFGIAISGGRDRPGGSVVVSDVVPGGPAEGRLQTGDHIVMVNGVSMENATSTFVIQTLKTCAKMANITVKRPRRIQLPTTTKASPSGPGRQDSDEDDGPHRVEEVDQGQGYDGDSSSGSGRSWDERSRRQRPGRRGRASSHGRRSPGGDSEANGLALVSGFKRLPRQDVQMKPVKSVLVKRRDSEEFGVKLGSQIFIKHITDSGLAARHGGLHEGDLILQINGVSSQNLSLSDTRRLIEKSEGKLSLLVLRDRGQFLVNMPPAVSDSDSSPLEDISDLTSELSQAPPSHIPPPPRHAQRSSEASQTDSPVESPRLRRESSVTSRTISEPGEQQAELPRESSYDIYRVPSSQSMEDRGYSPDTRVVRFLKGKSIGLRLAGGNDVGIFVSGVQAGSPADGQGIQEGDQILQVNDVPFQNLTREEAVQFLLGLPPGEEMELVTQRKQDIFWKMVQSRVGDSFYIRTHFELEPSPPSGLGFTRGDVFHVLDTLYPGPEQSHARGGHWLAVRMGRDLREQERGVIPNQSRAEQLASLEAAQRAVGIGPGSSAGSNARAEFWRLRGLRRGAKKTSQRSREDLSALTRQGHYPPYERVVLREASFKRPVVILGPVADIAMQKLTAEMPDQFEIAETVSRTDSPSKIIKLETVRLIAEKDKHALLDVTPSAIERLNYVQYYPIVVFFMPESRPALKALRQWLAPASRRSTRRLYAQAQKLRKHSSHLFTATIPLNGTSDTWYQELKAIIREQQTRPIWTAEDQLEGSLEDNLDLPHRGLADSSADLSCDSRVNSDYETDGEGGAYTDGEGYTDGEGGPYTDMDDEPPAPALARSSEPVQADEPQSPRDRGRILAHQGAQVDSSHPQGQWRQDSVRTYEREALKKKFTRVRDAESSDEEGYDWGPATDL; via the exons ATGAGCCTGTGTGACCTCACACCCGTCTTCCCCGTTCCCCTTGACCAGGTGGCCGACATGGAGGAGCTGACCATCTGGGAACAGCACACGGCCACACTGTCCAAG GACCCTCGCCGGGGCTTTGGCATTGCGATCTCTGGAGGCCGAGACCGGCCCGGTGGATCCGTGGTTGTGTCTGACGTGGTACCCGGAGGGCCGGCGGAGGGCAGGCTACA GACAGGTGACCACATCGTTATGGTGAACGGGGTCTCCATGGAAAATGCCACCTCCACGTTTGTCATTCAGACACTCAAGACCTGCGCCAAGATGGCCAACATT ACAGTGAAACGTCCCCGGAGGATccagctgcccaccaccaccaAGGCCAGCCCCTCCGGCCCAGGGCGCCAGGACTCGGACGAGGACGATGGGCCACACCGGGTGGAGGAGGTGGACCAGGGCCAGGGCTATGATGGTGACTCATCCAGTGGCTCCGGCCGCTCCTGGGACGAGCGCTCCCGCCGGCAGAGGCCTGGTCGCCGGGGCCGGGCCAGCAGCCATGGGCGTAGGAGCCCGGGTGGTGACTCTGAGGCCAACGGGTTGGCCCTGGTGTCTGGCTTTAAGCGGCTGCCGCGGCAAGACGTGCAGATGAAGCCCGTGAAGTCGGTTCTGGTAAAGAGGAGAGACAGCGAAG AGTTCGGTGTCAAGCTGGGCAGTCAGATCTTCATCAAGCACATTACAGATTCGGGCCTGGCTGCCCGGCACGGTGGGCTGCATGAAGGAGATCTCATTCTACAG ATCAACGGGGTGTCCAGCCAGAACCTGTCACTGAGTGACACCCGGCGACTGATCGAGAAGTCGGAAGGGAAGCTAAGCCTGCTGGTGCTGAGAGATCGCGGGCAGTTCCTGGTGAACATGCCACCTGCCGTCAGTGACAGCGACAGCTCGCCGTTGGAGG ACATCTCGGACCTCACCTCGGAGCTATCGCAGGCACCACCATCCCACATCCCGCCACCACCCCGGCATGCTCAGCGGAGCTCCGAGGCCAGCCAGACCGACTCTCCCGT GGAGAGCCCCCGGCTTCGGCGGGAAAGTTCAGTCACTTCCAGAACCATCTCAGAACCAGGTGAGCAACAGGCAG AGTTGCCCAGGGAAAGCAGCTATGACATCTACAGAGTGCCCAGCAGCCAGAGCATGGAGGATCGCGG GTATAGCCCCGACACGCGGGTGGTCCGCTTCCTCAAGGGCAAGAGCATCGGGCTGCGGCTGGCCGGGGGCAATGACGTGGGCATCTTCGTGTCCGGGGTGCAGGCGGGCAGCCCGGCTGATGGACAGGGCATCCAGGAGGGAGATCAGATCTTGCAG GTGAATGACGTGCCATTCCAGAACCTGACACGGGAGGAGGCGGTGCAGTTCCTGCTGGGGCTGCCACCGGGCGAGGAGATGGAGCTGGTGACGCAGCGGAAGCAGGACA TTTTCTGGAAAATGGTGCAGTCCCGCGTGGGCGACTCCTTCTACATCCGCACTCACTTTGAGCTGGAGCCCAGCCCACCATCCGGCCTGGGCTTCACCCGTGGCGATGTCTTCCACGTGCTGGACACGCTGTACCCGGGCCCCGAGCAGAGCCACGCGCGAGGAGGCCACTGGCTGGCGGTGCGCATGGGTCGTGACCTGCGGGAGCAAGAGCGGGGCGTCATTCCCAACCAGAGCAG ggCGGAGCAGCTGGCCAGCCTGGAAGCTGCCCAGAGGGCCGTGGGAATCGGGCCTGGCTCCTCCGCGGGCTCCAATGCTCGGGCCGAGTTCTGGCGGCTGCGGGGTCTTCGTCGAGGAGCCAAGAAGACCAGTCAGCGGAGCCGCGAGGACCTCTCAGCTCTGACCCGACAGGGCCACTACCCGCCCTATGAACGAGTGGTGCTTCGAGAAG CCAGTTTCAAGCGGCCGGTGGTGATCCTGGGACCTGTGGCCGACATTGCTATGCAGAAGTTGACTGCTGAGATGCCTGACCAGTTTGAAATCGCGG AGACTGTGTCCAGGACGGACAGCCCCTCCAAGATCATCAAACTGGAGACTGTGCGGCTGATTGCAGAAAAA GACAAGCACGCGCTCCTGGATGTGACCCCCTCCGCCATCGAGCGCCTCAACTATGTGCAGTACTACCCCATCGTGGTCTTCTTCATGCCCGAGAGCCGGCCGGCCCTCAAGGCGCTGCGCCAGTGGCTGGCGCCTGCCTCCCGCCGCAGCACCCGCCGCCTCTACGCACAAGCCCAGAAGCTGCGGAAACACAGCAGCCACCTCTTCACAG CCACCATCCCTCTGAATGGCACGAGTGACACCTGGtaccaggagctcaaggccatcATTCGAGAGCAGCAGACGCGGCCCATCTGGACAGCGGAAGATCAG CTGGAAGGTTCCTTGGAGGACAACCTAGACCTCCCCCACCGCGGCCTGGCCGACAGCTCCGCTGACCTCAGCTGCGACAGCCGTGTTAACAGCGACTACGAGACAGACGGCGAGGGCGGCGCGTACACAGACGGCGAGGGCTACACGGACGGCGAGGGGGGACCCTACACAGATATGGATGATGAGCCCCCGGCTCCAGCCCTGGCCCGGTCCTCAGAGCCTGTGCAGGCAGATGAGCCTCAGAGCCCAAGGGATCGTGGGAGAATCTTGGCTCATCAGGGGGCCCAG GTGGACAGCAGCCATCCCCAGGGTCAGTGGCGACAGGACAGTGTGCG AACCTATGAACGGGAAGCCCTGAAGAAAAAGTTTACACGAGTCCGCGATGCGGAGTCCTCCGATGAAGAAGGCTACGACTGGGGTCCGGCCACTGACCTGTGA
- the TJP3 gene encoding tight junction protein ZO-3 isoform X4: MVNGVSMENATSTFVIQTLKTCAKMANITVKRPRRIQLPTTTKASPSGPGRQDSDEDDGPHRVEEVDQGQGYDGDSSSGSGRSWDERSRRQRPGRRGRASSHGRRSPGGDSEANGLALVSGFKRLPRQDVQMKPVKSVLVKRRDSEEFGVKLGSQIFIKHITDSGLAARHGGLHEGDLILQINGVSSQNLSLSDTRRLIEKSEGKLSLLVLRDRGQFLVNMPPAVSDSDSSPLEDISDLTSELSQAPPSHIPPPPRHAQRSSEASQTDSPVESPRLRRESSVTSRTISEPGEQQAELPRESSYDIYRVPSSQSMEDRGYSPDTRVVRFLKGKSIGLRLAGGNDVGIFVSGVQAGSPADGQGIQEGDQILQVNDVPFQNLTREEAVQFLLGLPPGEEMELVTQRKQDIFWKMVQSRVGDSFYIRTHFELEPSPPSGLGFTRGDVFHVLDTLYPGPEQSHARGGHWLAVRMGRDLREQERGVIPNQSRAEQLASLEAAQRAVGIGPGSSAGSNARAEFWRLRGLRRGAKKTSQRSREDLSALTRQGHYPPYERVVLREASFKRPVVILGPVADIAMQKLTAEMPDQFEIAETVSRTDSPSKIIKLETVRLIAEKDKHALLDVTPSAIERLNYVQYYPIVVFFMPESRPALKALRQWLAPASRRSTRRLYAQAQKLRKHSSHLFTATIPLNGTSDTWYQELKAIIREQQTRPIWTAEDQLEGSLEDNLDLPHRGLADSSADLSCDSRVNSDYETDGEGGAYTDGEGYTDGEGGPYTDMDDEPPAPALARSSEPVQADEPQSPRDRGRILAHQGAQVDSSHPQGQWRQDSVRTYEREALKKKFTRVRDAESSDEEGYDWGPATDL; the protein is encoded by the exons ATGGTGAACGGGGTCTCCATGGAAAATGCCACCTCCACGTTTGTCATTCAGACACTCAAGACCTGCGCCAAGATGGCCAACATT ACAGTGAAACGTCCCCGGAGGATccagctgcccaccaccaccaAGGCCAGCCCCTCCGGCCCAGGGCGCCAGGACTCGGACGAGGACGATGGGCCACACCGGGTGGAGGAGGTGGACCAGGGCCAGGGCTATGATGGTGACTCATCCAGTGGCTCCGGCCGCTCCTGGGACGAGCGCTCCCGCCGGCAGAGGCCTGGTCGCCGGGGCCGGGCCAGCAGCCATGGGCGTAGGAGCCCGGGTGGTGACTCTGAGGCCAACGGGTTGGCCCTGGTGTCTGGCTTTAAGCGGCTGCCGCGGCAAGACGTGCAGATGAAGCCCGTGAAGTCGGTTCTGGTAAAGAGGAGAGACAGCGAAG AGTTCGGTGTCAAGCTGGGCAGTCAGATCTTCATCAAGCACATTACAGATTCGGGCCTGGCTGCCCGGCACGGTGGGCTGCATGAAGGAGATCTCATTCTACAG ATCAACGGGGTGTCCAGCCAGAACCTGTCACTGAGTGACACCCGGCGACTGATCGAGAAGTCGGAAGGGAAGCTAAGCCTGCTGGTGCTGAGAGATCGCGGGCAGTTCCTGGTGAACATGCCACCTGCCGTCAGTGACAGCGACAGCTCGCCGTTGGAGG ACATCTCGGACCTCACCTCGGAGCTATCGCAGGCACCACCATCCCACATCCCGCCACCACCCCGGCATGCTCAGCGGAGCTCCGAGGCCAGCCAGACCGACTCTCCCGT GGAGAGCCCCCGGCTTCGGCGGGAAAGTTCAGTCACTTCCAGAACCATCTCAGAACCAGGTGAGCAACAGGCAG AGTTGCCCAGGGAAAGCAGCTATGACATCTACAGAGTGCCCAGCAGCCAGAGCATGGAGGATCGCGG GTATAGCCCCGACACGCGGGTGGTCCGCTTCCTCAAGGGCAAGAGCATCGGGCTGCGGCTGGCCGGGGGCAATGACGTGGGCATCTTCGTGTCCGGGGTGCAGGCGGGCAGCCCGGCTGATGGACAGGGCATCCAGGAGGGAGATCAGATCTTGCAG GTGAATGACGTGCCATTCCAGAACCTGACACGGGAGGAGGCGGTGCAGTTCCTGCTGGGGCTGCCACCGGGCGAGGAGATGGAGCTGGTGACGCAGCGGAAGCAGGACA TTTTCTGGAAAATGGTGCAGTCCCGCGTGGGCGACTCCTTCTACATCCGCACTCACTTTGAGCTGGAGCCCAGCCCACCATCCGGCCTGGGCTTCACCCGTGGCGATGTCTTCCACGTGCTGGACACGCTGTACCCGGGCCCCGAGCAGAGCCACGCGCGAGGAGGCCACTGGCTGGCGGTGCGCATGGGTCGTGACCTGCGGGAGCAAGAGCGGGGCGTCATTCCCAACCAGAGCAG ggCGGAGCAGCTGGCCAGCCTGGAAGCTGCCCAGAGGGCCGTGGGAATCGGGCCTGGCTCCTCCGCGGGCTCCAATGCTCGGGCCGAGTTCTGGCGGCTGCGGGGTCTTCGTCGAGGAGCCAAGAAGACCAGTCAGCGGAGCCGCGAGGACCTCTCAGCTCTGACCCGACAGGGCCACTACCCGCCCTATGAACGAGTGGTGCTTCGAGAAG CCAGTTTCAAGCGGCCGGTGGTGATCCTGGGACCTGTGGCCGACATTGCTATGCAGAAGTTGACTGCTGAGATGCCTGACCAGTTTGAAATCGCGG AGACTGTGTCCAGGACGGACAGCCCCTCCAAGATCATCAAACTGGAGACTGTGCGGCTGATTGCAGAAAAA GACAAGCACGCGCTCCTGGATGTGACCCCCTCCGCCATCGAGCGCCTCAACTATGTGCAGTACTACCCCATCGTGGTCTTCTTCATGCCCGAGAGCCGGCCGGCCCTCAAGGCGCTGCGCCAGTGGCTGGCGCCTGCCTCCCGCCGCAGCACCCGCCGCCTCTACGCACAAGCCCAGAAGCTGCGGAAACACAGCAGCCACCTCTTCACAG CCACCATCCCTCTGAATGGCACGAGTGACACCTGGtaccaggagctcaaggccatcATTCGAGAGCAGCAGACGCGGCCCATCTGGACAGCGGAAGATCAG CTGGAAGGTTCCTTGGAGGACAACCTAGACCTCCCCCACCGCGGCCTGGCCGACAGCTCCGCTGACCTCAGCTGCGACAGCCGTGTTAACAGCGACTACGAGACAGACGGCGAGGGCGGCGCGTACACAGACGGCGAGGGCTACACGGACGGCGAGGGGGGACCCTACACAGATATGGATGATGAGCCCCCGGCTCCAGCCCTGGCCCGGTCCTCAGAGCCTGTGCAGGCAGATGAGCCTCAGAGCCCAAGGGATCGTGGGAGAATCTTGGCTCATCAGGGGGCCCAG GTGGACAGCAGCCATCCCCAGGGTCAGTGGCGACAGGACAGTGTGCG AACCTATGAACGGGAAGCCCTGAAGAAAAAGTTTACACGAGTCCGCGATGCGGAGTCCTCCGATGAAGAAGGCTACGACTGGGGTCCGGCCACTGACCTGTGA